One window of Microbacterium sp. Root61 genomic DNA carries:
- a CDS encoding carboxylesterase/lipase family protein codes for MSTPATDAEAIDPTLDGPIVAIDAGRVRGVWRDGSAAFLGIPFAEAPVGPLRFEAPVPVAAWDGVRDATELCATPQRKQLAEITLIPEPSIPGDSTLNVNVYTPTPGETTTALPVLVYIHGGGYTAGSPASPWYDGRSFNRDGVVTVSISYRLGFDGFGYIDGVPSNRGVRDWLLALDWVQRNIAAFGGDPSRVTISGQSAGGGAVLTLLGMPSAQHLFHSAWSLSGAVGDVRESRAKTFAATLAKLAGVEPTREGFASLPETRILELQDAASNPDNLDPMAGIASMLKDGLPWGPMIDGDLITQPTFDSLRSGVGGDKPLVLGATDDEFTMATDAAKNKLRFVPASLVLGKFVTDKATRKGYLAANKEQRRKGTAAVLGRFMTDSMFRAPIVRIAEARGSYPTWVYRFAWASPKLGWAVHCIDVPFWFDCLDSEKIDYIAGDNPPQALADEVHGAAVSLVREGTPGWPAWSNDPGATRVFDADPTTPEVLPDGYASVRPLV; via the coding sequence ATGAGCACCCCCGCCACCGACGCCGAGGCGATCGATCCCACCCTCGACGGCCCGATCGTCGCCATCGACGCAGGTCGGGTCCGCGGTGTCTGGCGAGACGGCTCCGCCGCCTTCCTCGGCATCCCGTTCGCCGAAGCGCCCGTCGGTCCGCTGCGCTTCGAAGCACCCGTTCCGGTCGCCGCGTGGGACGGCGTGCGCGATGCCACTGAACTGTGCGCGACGCCGCAGCGCAAGCAGCTCGCCGAGATCACGCTGATCCCCGAGCCGTCGATCCCCGGTGACTCGACCCTGAACGTCAACGTCTACACGCCGACCCCCGGTGAGACCACGACAGCGCTGCCGGTGCTCGTGTACATCCACGGCGGCGGCTACACCGCCGGCTCGCCCGCGAGCCCGTGGTACGACGGCCGCTCGTTCAACCGCGACGGTGTCGTGACGGTCTCGATCTCCTACCGCCTCGGCTTCGACGGCTTCGGCTACATCGACGGCGTCCCCTCCAATCGCGGCGTACGCGACTGGCTGCTGGCCCTGGACTGGGTGCAGCGCAACATCGCAGCGTTCGGCGGCGACCCGTCGCGCGTCACGATCTCCGGTCAGTCTGCCGGCGGCGGCGCCGTACTGACGCTGCTCGGCATGCCGTCGGCACAGCACCTGTTCCACTCGGCGTGGAGCCTATCCGGTGCCGTCGGCGACGTGCGCGAGTCGCGGGCGAAGACCTTCGCCGCGACGCTCGCGAAGCTCGCCGGCGTTGAGCCCACCCGCGAGGGCTTCGCCTCATTGCCCGAGACCCGCATCCTCGAGCTCCAGGATGCCGCGTCCAACCCCGACAACCTCGACCCGATGGCCGGCATCGCCTCGATGCTGAAGGACGGTCTGCCGTGGGGTCCGATGATCGACGGCGACCTCATCACTCAGCCGACCTTCGACTCGCTGCGCAGCGGCGTGGGCGGCGACAAGCCGCTCGTGCTGGGCGCCACCGATGACGAGTTCACGATGGCCACGGATGCCGCGAAGAACAAGCTGCGCTTCGTCCCGGCGTCCCTCGTCCTGGGCAAGTTCGTCACCGACAAGGCGACGCGCAAGGGCTACCTCGCCGCCAACAAGGAACAGCGCCGCAAGGGCACCGCGGCCGTGCTCGGCCGCTTCATGACCGACAGCATGTTCCGGGCGCCCATCGTCCGGATCGCCGAGGCTCGCGGCTCGTACCCGACCTGGGTGTATCGATTCGCGTGGGCGTCGCCGAAGCTCGGCTGGGCCGTGCACTGCATCGATGTGCCGTTCTGGTTCGACTGCCTCGACTCCGAGAAGATCGACTACATCGCGGGCGACAACCCGCCGCAGGCCCTGGCCGACGAGGTGCACGGCGCCGCCGTCTCGCTCGTGCGCGAAGGCACTCCAGGGTGGCCCGCATGGTCGAACGACCCCGGCGCGACGCGCGTGTTCGACGCCGACCCCACCACCCCCGAGGTGCTGCCCGACGGCTACGCCTCGGTGCGTCCGCTGGTCTGA